One stretch of Akkermansia massiliensis DNA includes these proteins:
- the hisF gene encoding imidazole glycerol phosphate synthase subunit HisF produces MLAKRIIPCLDVTDGRVVKGTNFVNLRDAGDPVECARAYDAQQADELVFLDITASSDGRATMVDVVRRTAACCFMPLTVGGGIRSVMDMREMLLAGADKVSLNTAAINRPELINEGAAAFGSQCIVVAIDAKRQAPGKWGVSTHGGRKFVGLDAVEWAVEAERRGAGEILLTSMDADGAKTGYDIELTRAVSEAVRIPVIASGGAGSLDHMVDVLVEGKADAVLAASIFHFGEYTVPEAKTYFASRGIPVRPLAE; encoded by the coding sequence GTGCTGGCAAAAAGAATCATTCCATGTCTGGACGTAACGGACGGCAGAGTCGTCAAGGGGACCAATTTCGTCAACCTGAGGGATGCCGGTGACCCGGTGGAATGCGCCAGGGCATATGATGCCCAGCAGGCGGACGAGCTTGTTTTTCTGGACATCACCGCTTCTTCCGACGGCCGCGCCACCATGGTGGACGTGGTGCGCCGCACGGCGGCCTGCTGCTTCATGCCGCTGACCGTGGGAGGAGGCATCCGTTCCGTAATGGACATGCGTGAAATGCTTCTGGCGGGCGCGGACAAGGTGTCCCTGAATACGGCGGCCATCAACCGTCCGGAACTGATCAATGAAGGCGCGGCGGCCTTCGGCAGCCAGTGCATCGTCGTAGCCATTGACGCCAAGAGGCAGGCGCCCGGCAAATGGGGCGTTTCCACTCATGGCGGCCGTAAATTCGTGGGGCTGGATGCCGTGGAATGGGCCGTGGAGGCGGAACGCCGCGGTGCCGGGGAAATCCTGCTGACCAGCATGGATGCGGACGGGGCCAAAACCGGGTACGATATTGAACTGACCCGCGCCGTCAGCGAGGCGGTGCGCATTCCCGTGATCGCCAGCGGAGGAGCGGGCAGCCTGGACCACATGGTGGACGTGCTGGTGGAGGGCAAGGCGGACGCCGTGCTGGCGGCTTCCATCTTCCACTTCGGCGAATACACGGTGCCGGAAGCCAAAACCTACTTTGCCTCCAGGGGCATTCCGGTGCGTCCTTTGGCGGAATAG
- a CDS encoding potassium channel family protein, translating to MRYTVIGLGQFGQELCTELSARNIEVVAVASTDEELEQIKDLVTYAVVTDYTNPAALRELELDDQSAVIVAIGDSFEENLLVVTHLQKMGVRYIYARVMSPVHEHILSQMNVYALINLSRVASKQLASQLESPEFLRVSPMDENHSIVEIAVPRIWVGKRLRDVGLRTEHHLNLLTIRRGEAQTPQGRREILSIPRIPVIGTPSPDLVFEDHDILILFGKETNLIEFAQLSKGL from the coding sequence ATGAGATATACCGTTATCGGCCTGGGCCAGTTTGGACAGGAGCTCTGCACGGAGCTTTCCGCCCGCAACATTGAAGTAGTGGCCGTCGCCTCCACGGATGAAGAACTGGAGCAGATCAAGGACCTGGTGACTTACGCCGTGGTGACGGATTATACCAATCCGGCCGCCCTGCGGGAACTGGAGCTGGACGACCAGTCCGCCGTGATCGTCGCCATCGGGGACAGCTTTGAAGAAAACCTCCTCGTCGTCACGCACCTCCAGAAAATGGGCGTGCGCTACATCTACGCCCGCGTGATGAGCCCGGTGCACGAGCACATTTTAAGCCAAATGAACGTGTACGCGCTCATCAACCTGTCGCGCGTGGCCTCCAAGCAGCTCGCCAGCCAGCTGGAATCCCCGGAATTCCTGCGCGTCTCCCCCATGGATGAGAACCACAGCATCGTGGAAATAGCCGTGCCGCGCATCTGGGTGGGCAAACGCCTCCGGGACGTGGGCCTGCGCACGGAGCACCATCTCAACCTGCTCACCATCCGCCGCGGAGAAGCCCAGACCCCGCAGGGGCGCCGGGAAATTCTTTCCATCCCGCGCATTCCCGTCATTGGCACCCCTTCCCCGGATCTCGTCTTTGAAGACCACGACATCCTGATCCTGTTCGGCAAGGAGACGAACCTGATTGAATTCGCCCAGTTGTCCAAGGGCCTGTAA
- a CDS encoding TrkH family potassium uptake protein gives MTTTRSGFTKLAAICIAILLGAVIWELGWPLTHAEHEWSRLIAAVATLGHLTGVLGSFFRKEINRPSLRLLIFQIICCLLIFLLIAREQQEDSYMRFTELSRLVITAGLIAIPTLMSLTRIFEWLLGKQKKGRPLMAPAMQFVTSLGVVILAGTGLLLLPNSTYPGITLSFTDALFTSTSAVCVTGLNAVDFANTFTPLGEMFTLALIQIGGFGIMTFAYFVAMVAGQGFSLRDRVLLTDLLDEGNLGSVVSFITTIVVSTLFIELCGAVLLYFSWEGKDINLMGEPLWWHSLFHSVSAFCNAGFSTFPMNLMEPGIRLCYSGQAVIMALIVCGGLGFGIYKEINSRLVNRFLAKHRRLRMQWTPYFKLVMIATGILLAGGALSIFAVSAPHTSEPLGQHLWSCLFDSVTARTAGFNISDYSRYLPAASLIMCGLMVVGGSPGGTAGGMRTTTCAIAGAEILRILRGRDHVEFFHRRIDQRTVARCVITVVVSCAWIGCFTILICSLEPAMSSLDIFFENCSAFATVGVSRGITPNLSDPSKYLLIINMLAGRVGLFAFLIALAGTPTPRHYRYPSVKIPLT, from the coding sequence ATGACAACCACACGCTCGGGATTTACCAAACTTGCAGCTATCTGCATTGCCATCCTTCTGGGGGCCGTCATCTGGGAGCTGGGGTGGCCCCTGACGCATGCGGAGCATGAATGGTCGCGCCTGATTGCGGCCGTCGCCACGCTGGGCCATTTGACGGGCGTGCTGGGCTCCTTCTTCCGGAAGGAGATCAACCGCCCTTCCCTGAGGCTGCTGATTTTCCAGATTATCTGCTGCCTGCTGATCTTCCTGCTGATCGCCAGGGAGCAGCAGGAGGACAGTTACATGAGGTTTACGGAGCTTTCCCGCCTGGTGATTACGGCAGGGCTGATCGCCATCCCCACGCTGATGTCCCTGACCAGGATTTTTGAATGGCTGCTGGGCAAGCAGAAAAAAGGGCGCCCGCTGATGGCTCCCGCCATGCAGTTCGTAACCTCCCTGGGAGTGGTCATCCTGGCGGGCACCGGGCTGCTTCTGCTCCCCAATTCCACGTATCCGGGCATCACGCTGAGCTTTACGGACGCCCTGTTCACCAGCACCAGCGCCGTGTGCGTCACCGGTCTGAACGCCGTGGACTTCGCCAACACCTTCACCCCGCTGGGGGAAATGTTCACGCTTGCCCTCATCCAGATCGGCGGGTTCGGCATCATGACGTTCGCCTACTTCGTGGCCATGGTGGCGGGCCAGGGCTTTTCCCTGCGGGACCGCGTGCTTCTGACGGACCTGCTGGACGAAGGGAACCTGGGGTCCGTGGTCTCCTTCATCACCACCATCGTAGTCAGCACGCTGTTCATTGAACTGTGCGGGGCCGTCCTCCTGTACTTTTCCTGGGAAGGAAAGGATATCAACCTGATGGGGGAACCCCTGTGGTGGCACTCCCTCTTCCACTCCGTTTCCGCCTTCTGCAACGCGGGTTTTTCCACGTTCCCGATGAATCTGATGGAGCCGGGCATCCGCCTGTGCTACAGCGGGCAGGCCGTCATCATGGCGCTGATCGTATGCGGCGGCCTGGGATTCGGCATTTACAAGGAAATCAACTCCCGCCTGGTCAACCGCTTTCTGGCCAAGCACCGCCGCCTGCGCATGCAGTGGACCCCGTATTTCAAACTGGTGATGATCGCCACGGGCATTCTGCTGGCTGGGGGCGCCCTGTCCATTTTTGCCGTTTCCGCCCCCCACACTTCCGAACCGCTGGGGCAGCACCTCTGGAGCTGCCTTTTTGACAGCGTCACGGCCCGCACGGCGGGATTCAATATCAGCGACTACAGCCGCTACCTGCCCGCGGCCAGCCTCATCATGTGCGGCCTGATGGTGGTGGGCGGCAGCCCCGGCGGCACGGCGGGCGGCATGAGAACCACCACCTGCGCCATTGCGGGCGCGGAAATCCTGCGCATCCTCCGCGGCCGGGACCACGTGGAATTCTTCCACCGCCGCATTGACCAGCGCACCGTGGCGCGGTGCGTGATCACGGTGGTGGTCTCCTGCGCCTGGATCGGCTGTTTCACCATTCTTATTTGCAGCCTGGAGCCCGCCATGAGCTCACTGGATATCTTCTTTGAAAACTGCAGCGCTTTTGCTACGGTAGGCGTGTCGCGGGGAATCACGCCCAATCTGAGCGACCCTTCCAAGTATCTTCTCATCATCAACATGCTCGCCGGCCGCGTGGGGCTTTTCGCCTTCCTCATCGCGCTGGCCGGCACCCCTACCCCGCGGCATTACCGCTATCCATCCGTCAAAATTCCGTTAACCTGA
- a CDS encoding PEP-CTERM sorting domain-containing protein, producing MKKTLSLLAVTLLGISGGHAAVTLVSGFSRFDQTSPDSGTAVSDLGTKSLSWTLNDAIWNNDGTWTSNATNSKKNGLNVSSLQLSGAAGYTVNINFSSAASLDNTDSLFCASIGGTGLNSIVGRYESGKIGIANNGGSSGRPASGLSSTAIDFNSPFSLTLSVQAGGAYSVFITQNGTTQTVSWPNMAQAGNLDQLYIGCWATLNGNQSSPTVSGLSFWEGAATQDDLAAIINVPEPATASLSLLGLGALLLRRRRK from the coding sequence ATGAAGAAAACACTTTCTCTTCTGGCCGTCACGCTCCTCGGCATTTCCGGCGGCCACGCCGCCGTCACCCTGGTTTCCGGATTTTCCCGGTTTGACCAGACTTCACCGGACAGCGGCACCGCTGTTTCTGACCTGGGAACGAAGTCCCTCAGCTGGACGCTTAACGACGCTATCTGGAATAACGACGGAACATGGACGTCCAATGCGACCAATTCAAAGAAAAACGGGCTTAATGTTTCTTCCCTTCAGCTTTCCGGAGCTGCCGGCTATACGGTGAACATTAACTTCTCCAGCGCCGCCAGCCTGGACAACACGGATTCCCTCTTCTGCGCTTCCATTGGCGGAACCGGTCTTAATTCCATTGTAGGACGCTATGAAAGCGGCAAGATAGGCATCGCCAACAATGGCGGCAGCTCGGGACGTCCCGCAAGCGGCTTAAGCAGCACCGCCATTGACTTCAACAGCCCGTTTTCACTGACTCTCTCCGTTCAGGCAGGGGGAGCCTACAGCGTGTTCATTACGCAGAACGGCACCACTCAAACCGTATCCTGGCCCAACATGGCCCAAGCCGGAAATCTGGACCAGCTCTATATCGGCTGCTGGGCAACCTTGAACGGGAACCAGAGTTCCCCGACGGTATCCGGCCTCAGCTTCTGGGAAGGCGCGGCAACGCAGGATGACCTGGCAGCCATCATCAACGTTCCGGAACCGGCCACTGCCTCCCTGAGCCTTCTGGGGCTGGGCGCACTGCTCCTGCGCCGCCGGAGAAAGTAA
- a CDS encoding sialate O-acetylesterase, producing MKFSSLYRSLLFIPITAAFIGAAEAKTLQLYILTGQSNSLGAVKGSPASAELLEQYRSDGSTKFWHNNFNKITGSSVDCNPPASSSWGSVVPQVCGTESSNYNCMGPEYGFAAMMERKGWSLGGPGSGHADMGIVKATLDGGGNSYWNKGTNAYNAIVETVRKACENALANGYDKVEIMGVMYLQGESNTVTDSSNAANSFLTFLDNLQGDLARDGVDTGPLAAHQAILGEQAKWGTTNVTNAETGDVTGGFNGNEGSSGTTRDQQEALARANDNMGWVPTRDLAKITSGDNMGVHYDGKSQITIGARYPYEAARLAGYDTGTVRSGNYDAALSSTEAWMNGKLPVDSTAVWDAASSAKDNMVSSAAGTNAVLYGIRIEDTYLNTITIRGVAVDGSSAPSMQDGHLILGSGGIDIATGKNLNIASVLELQGDQQWNLAGRSTLSIRGSSSSGNHQLTFITGTGDVAIRNSTLAADPSGIARVEVSAYVNTDAAAFTGNWTVGPGVEVTMNGTDTKTAGSGWGTGSVTLQGATVLAGWEHVTSNTWSNRFILEEGTVSSFGSSTNATGKVLTLSGGISGNGALSKTTGNTLVLAHANTYAGGTQIRGGTLRLGDKSALGTGTAAVHTGGTLDLNRYDVSNTIRLSGGEVLNWGTVARVEIGHQVVWADQHLEGTLALSNGSRILAGNSMTLGTGDSLAAGNFTVELSSMNLVEGGEGLASIIMTGGVLNLLDGLTLDVSGILARSGTMSFRITDISGGTLEGLSSAEDFSLAEAAHGWNVLDYDASTGIVTLSVPEPSCALLGLLGMAALLAMRRRA from the coding sequence ATGAAATTTTCATCACTTTACCGCAGTCTGCTGTTCATCCCCATAACGGCGGCTTTCATCGGCGCGGCAGAAGCCAAGACGCTTCAATTATACATCCTGACAGGACAATCCAATTCCCTGGGAGCCGTCAAGGGGTCTCCGGCGTCCGCGGAGCTGCTGGAACAGTACAGGTCCGATGGAAGCACCAAATTCTGGCACAATAATTTCAACAAGATCACCGGCAGTTCCGTAGACTGCAATCCGCCAGCTTCCTCTTCCTGGGGTTCTGTCGTACCCCAGGTGTGCGGAACGGAGTCAAGCAATTACAACTGCATGGGGCCGGAGTACGGCTTTGCCGCCATGATGGAGCGCAAGGGATGGTCCCTGGGCGGCCCTGGCTCCGGACATGCGGACATGGGAATCGTCAAGGCTACTCTGGACGGAGGAGGCAATTCCTATTGGAACAAAGGCACGAACGCCTATAATGCCATAGTGGAGACCGTCAGGAAGGCTTGTGAAAACGCCCTGGCCAACGGTTACGACAAGGTGGAGATCATGGGCGTAATGTACCTTCAGGGAGAGTCCAATACAGTCACTGACAGCAGTAATGCCGCCAATTCATTTTTAACGTTTCTGGACAACTTGCAGGGGGACCTTGCCCGGGATGGAGTGGACACCGGCCCTCTGGCGGCACATCAGGCCATTCTGGGAGAACAGGCCAAGTGGGGCACAACCAACGTCACGAATGCTGAAACGGGGGACGTCACCGGAGGATTCAACGGCAATGAAGGTTCTTCCGGAACAACCCGCGACCAGCAGGAAGCCCTGGCCCGGGCAAACGACAACATGGGCTGGGTTCCGACACGGGACCTCGCCAAAATCACCTCCGGCGACAACATGGGCGTCCATTACGACGGAAAGTCCCAGATCACCATCGGAGCGCGGTATCCCTATGAGGCGGCCAGGCTGGCCGGGTACGATACGGGTACGGTCCGCAGCGGAAATTACGACGCCGCTCTCTCTTCCACGGAAGCCTGGATGAACGGCAAGCTCCCCGTGGACAGCACGGCCGTCTGGGACGCAGCCTCCTCCGCCAAGGATAACATGGTGAGTTCCGCCGCCGGAACCAACGCCGTGCTTTACGGCATCAGGATTGAAGATACATACCTGAACACCATCACCATCCGGGGCGTGGCCGTTGACGGCAGTTCCGCTCCCTCCATGCAGGACGGCCATTTGATCCTGGGGAGCGGCGGCATCGACATCGCAACCGGAAAAAACCTGAACATCGCTTCCGTGCTGGAGCTTCAGGGCGACCAGCAATGGAACCTTGCGGGAAGAAGCACCCTGTCCATCCGGGGGAGCAGTTCTTCCGGCAACCATCAGCTCACGTTCATCACGGGAACGGGAGACGTCGCCATCCGCAATTCCACCCTTGCGGCTGATCCCTCCGGAATCGCCAGAGTGGAGGTCAGCGCCTACGTCAATACGGATGCCGCCGCTTTTACGGGAAACTGGACCGTCGGTCCGGGAGTGGAAGTAACAATGAACGGCACGGATACCAAGACCGCCGGCTCCGGCTGGGGAACGGGCTCCGTCACGCTCCAGGGGGCAACCGTCCTTGCCGGCTGGGAACACGTGACGTCCAATACGTGGAGCAACCGTTTCATTCTGGAGGAAGGCACCGTTTCCTCCTTCGGGAGCTCCACCAACGCCACCGGAAAAGTCCTGACCCTGTCCGGCGGGATTTCCGGAAATGGGGCCTTGTCCAAGACCACCGGCAATACGCTGGTTCTGGCCCATGCCAATACCTATGCGGGAGGCACCCAAATCCGGGGAGGCACTTTGCGGCTCGGAGACAAAAGCGCCCTGGGCACGGGAACGGCGGCCGTTCACACGGGAGGAACGCTGGATTTGAACCGTTATGACGTTTCCAACACCATCCGCCTGTCCGGAGGGGAGGTGCTGAACTGGGGCACCGTTGCGCGCGTGGAAATCGGCCACCAGGTGGTCTGGGCGGACCAGCACCTGGAAGGAACACTCGCCTTGTCCAACGGCTCCCGCATCCTGGCCGGCAATTCCATGACGCTGGGAACGGGCGACAGCCTGGCGGCGGGGAATTTTACCGTGGAGCTTTCATCCATGAACCTGGTGGAAGGAGGCGAAGGGCTGGCCTCCATCATCATGACGGGAGGCGTCTTGAACCTGCTGGACGGCCTGACTCTGGACGTCAGCGGCATCCTTGCTCGCTCCGGCACCATGTCCTTCAGGATTACGGATATTTCAGGGGGTACTCTGGAAGGGCTTTCCTCCGCGGAAGATTTTTCCCTGGCAGAGGCCGCCCATGGCTGGAATGTGCTGGATTACGACGCTTCCACGGGAATCGTGACGCTTTCCGTGCCCGAACCGTCCTGTGCCCTGCTGGGGCTCCTGGGCATGGCGGCTCTGCTGGCAATGCGCCGCAGGGCCTGA
- the hrpA gene encoding ATP-dependent RNA helicase HrpA, with protein sequence MNITYPDLPISRRRDDILAAMREHQVIVVVGETGSGKTTQLPKMAMELAGEARGRVGCTQPRRLAAASVSRRVAEELNCELGGLVGYQVRFEEKAGPDTRLKFMTDGILLAETQHDPDLRQYHTLILDEAHERSLNIDFLLGYLKLLLDRRKDLRLVISSATLDAGGFSEFFGGAPIVQVEGRTYPVDLHYLPPLRDDEELPAHVARAVDWLDTLDDRGDVLVFLPGEREIREVAEKLEGRNLRNTRILPLFARLGLGDQQRIFHPERSCRRIVLATNVAETSLTIPGIIYVIDSGLARVSRYSPARQVQRLQIEPVSKASARQRAGRCGRVCEGVCIRLYSEEDWEDRPDFTDPEIRRSALAGALLRMKDLGLPEMPEFPLPDPPSSKLVTEGYRTLREIGALDKARQLTPVGRKLARLPIDPRLGRMLLEAQHEQALPEMLVIVAGLGIMDPRERPADAAQKADQAHAQWKDEDSDFLSLLKLWKAAWQFREGRRWHKNQLRKWCGKNFLNFNRMMEWFNLWEDLSRLLKETLKCRIPPLEAEVERQASFAMIHRSILAGVPRQFGLWDADNREYRGAGGRSFGIFPGSGLFRRKKRSEWVMGVELVDTTRLWMRRAARLEPEWVEQVAPHLCESHYSGARWDKEQGAVYAVERVVCGGLRIIDNRRVHYGRINPAHAREIMIREGLLGGGFRTKPGCIRHLETLREEVRQIELKLRRPDQVWCEEGVFEFFDRLIPQDCCTARAFLRWAGSMEKDNPEALHVPPQEAMYDFWGRDLLDGFPDEISCGGAEYAVYYQNDPGAEDDGVTLGVHIDQLPDVPEWLPEWGVPGHLAQRAECLLRTLPKDLRVFLQPISQKAAYFAELRHGLEPDGPLAQKLAEFVEAETGRFCAPSFFDMNRIPAELVTKIWVCDDEGEELAMGTDVAELNARLGKKLSRRFRETAADIVSVTGMKEWTCGDLERTVDVAGRPGYVALVDEGPSVGVRVFEDELRAEEAHRRGCLRFMRLRQTDQLNHLRKKFPLKLEGKLSLHMLGRDPSTNADDLVDVSAEIAMGRPLPRTAEQFAAAEMSLRQNLFDAAHSVADVWELIAATEHAARDFMAAQQGVRHTERITADLRRQLDWLLRSRFLWAHGAERLPDLKRYMQGIAERIRRIGQQPLARELERLDLFERVYLPWHQALPEHDGDPRWTQYGYLLEEYRLAVFAPAISVKGRISEKRLMTAFEELS encoded by the coding sequence ATGAACATCACTTATCCGGACCTCCCCATTTCCCGCCGCCGGGACGACATTCTGGCGGCGATGCGGGAGCATCAGGTCATTGTGGTGGTGGGTGAAACCGGGTCCGGCAAGACCACCCAGCTTCCCAAAATGGCCATGGAGCTTGCCGGGGAGGCGCGGGGCAGGGTAGGGTGCACCCAGCCCAGAAGGCTGGCCGCGGCTTCCGTTTCCCGCCGTGTGGCGGAGGAACTGAATTGCGAACTGGGCGGCCTGGTGGGCTACCAGGTGCGCTTTGAGGAAAAAGCCGGGCCGGACACGCGCCTGAAGTTCATGACGGACGGCATTCTGCTGGCGGAAACGCAGCATGATCCGGACCTGCGCCAGTATCATACCCTGATTCTGGATGAAGCCCATGAACGCAGCCTCAACATCGACTTTCTGCTGGGCTACCTGAAGCTTCTGCTGGACAGGCGGAAGGATCTGCGGCTGGTCATCAGCTCCGCTACGCTGGATGCGGGTGGCTTTTCCGAGTTCTTCGGGGGCGCCCCCATCGTCCAGGTGGAAGGCCGTACCTATCCGGTGGACCTTCATTACCTGCCGCCTCTGCGTGATGATGAAGAGCTCCCCGCCCATGTGGCGCGCGCCGTGGACTGGCTAGACACCCTGGACGACCGCGGGGACGTGCTCGTCTTCCTCCCCGGAGAGCGTGAAATACGTGAAGTGGCGGAAAAGCTGGAAGGCCGGAATTTGAGGAATACGCGCATCCTCCCCCTCTTTGCCAGGCTGGGCCTTGGAGACCAGCAAAGGATTTTTCATCCGGAACGCAGCTGCCGCCGCATCGTGCTGGCGACCAACGTGGCGGAAACGTCCCTGACCATTCCCGGCATCATTTACGTCATTGACTCCGGCCTGGCGCGAGTCAGCCGCTACAGCCCAGCGCGCCAGGTGCAGCGGCTTCAGATAGAACCCGTCTCCAAGGCCAGCGCGCGCCAGCGTGCTGGCCGCTGCGGCCGCGTGTGCGAGGGCGTCTGCATCCGCCTGTACAGTGAGGAGGACTGGGAGGACAGGCCGGACTTCACGGACCCGGAAATCAGGCGCAGCGCGCTGGCCGGGGCTCTTCTCCGGATGAAGGACCTGGGTCTTCCGGAAATGCCGGAATTCCCCCTTCCGGACCCTCCTTCCTCCAAGCTGGTCACGGAGGGCTACCGCACCCTGCGGGAAATCGGCGCCCTGGACAAGGCCCGGCAGCTCACGCCCGTGGGCAGGAAGCTGGCGCGGCTGCCCATTGACCCGCGGCTGGGCCGCATGCTGCTGGAAGCGCAGCATGAACAGGCCCTGCCGGAGATGCTGGTGATTGTGGCCGGCCTGGGGATCATGGATCCCCGGGAACGTCCGGCGGATGCCGCGCAGAAGGCGGACCAGGCCCACGCGCAGTGGAAGGATGAAGACAGCGATTTCCTGTCCCTGCTCAAACTGTGGAAGGCTGCGTGGCAGTTCCGGGAAGGCCGGCGCTGGCACAAAAACCAGCTCCGGAAATGGTGCGGGAAAAACTTCCTCAATTTCAACCGCATGATGGAATGGTTCAACCTGTGGGAAGACCTTTCCCGGCTGCTGAAGGAAACCTTGAAATGCAGGATCCCCCCCCTGGAGGCGGAAGTGGAACGGCAGGCTTCCTTCGCCATGATTCACCGGAGCATCCTGGCGGGCGTTCCGCGCCAGTTCGGCCTCTGGGATGCGGACAACCGGGAATACCGCGGCGCCGGGGGACGCTCCTTCGGCATCTTTCCCGGTTCCGGCCTGTTCCGCCGCAAGAAGCGGAGCGAATGGGTGATGGGCGTGGAGCTGGTGGACACCACGCGCCTGTGGATGCGCCGCGCCGCCCGGCTGGAGCCGGAATGGGTGGAACAGGTGGCTCCCCATCTCTGTGAATCCCATTATTCCGGAGCCCGGTGGGACAAAGAGCAGGGCGCGGTTTACGCCGTGGAGCGCGTGGTGTGCGGCGGTCTGCGCATCATTGACAACAGGCGCGTCCACTATGGCCGCATCAATCCCGCCCATGCGCGGGAAATCATGATCCGTGAAGGACTGCTGGGCGGCGGCTTCCGTACGAAACCCGGATGCATCAGGCATCTGGAAACGCTCCGGGAGGAAGTGCGGCAGATAGAACTGAAGCTGCGCCGCCCGGACCAGGTCTGGTGCGAGGAAGGCGTTTTTGAATTCTTTGACAGGCTCATTCCGCAGGACTGCTGCACGGCCAGGGCCTTTCTGCGCTGGGCCGGAAGCATGGAAAAAGACAACCCGGAAGCCCTGCACGTTCCGCCGCAGGAGGCCATGTATGATTTCTGGGGCAGGGACCTTCTGGACGGCTTTCCGGATGAAATTTCCTGCGGCGGCGCGGAATACGCCGTGTATTACCAGAATGACCCCGGCGCGGAAGATGACGGCGTGACGCTGGGCGTCCATATTGACCAGTTGCCGGACGTGCCGGAATGGCTGCCGGAATGGGGCGTCCCGGGCCATCTGGCCCAGCGGGCGGAATGCCTGCTGCGCACCCTTCCCAAGGACCTGCGCGTCTTTCTCCAGCCCATCAGCCAGAAGGCCGCCTACTTTGCGGAACTCCGGCATGGCCTGGAGCCGGACGGGCCGCTGGCGCAGAAGCTGGCGGAATTCGTGGAAGCGGAAACCGGGCGTTTCTGCGCTCCCTCCTTCTTTGACATGAACCGCATTCCGGCGGAGCTGGTCACGAAAATCTGGGTCTGCGACGACGAAGGAGAAGAGCTTGCCATGGGTACGGACGTTGCGGAGCTGAATGCGCGGCTGGGCAAAAAGCTCTCCCGCCGGTTCCGGGAAACAGCGGCGGACATCGTATCCGTAACCGGAATGAAGGAATGGACCTGCGGAGATTTGGAGCGCACGGTGGACGTGGCGGGAAGGCCGGGTTACGTAGCCCTGGTGGATGAAGGCCCGTCTGTAGGCGTCCGCGTTTTTGAGGATGAACTGCGCGCGGAAGAAGCCCACCGGAGAGGCTGCCTGCGCTTCATGCGCCTGCGCCAGACGGACCAGCTCAACCACCTCCGCAAGAAATTCCCGCTGAAACTGGAAGGGAAGCTTTCCCTGCACATGCTGGGCAGGGACCCGTCCACCAATGCGGACGACCTGGTGGACGTCTCCGCGGAGATCGCCATGGGCCGCCCCCTCCCGCGCACGGCGGAACAATTCGCCGCTGCGGAAATGAGCCTGCGCCAGAACCTCTTTGACGCCGCCCACAGCGTGGCGGACGTCTGGGAGTTGATAGCGGCCACGGAGCATGCCGCCAGGGACTTTATGGCCGCGCAGCAGGGCGTGCGCCATACGGAGCGCATCACGGCTGACCTCCGGCGCCAGCTTGACTGGCTGCTCCGCTCCCGCTTCCTGTGGGCGCATGGAGCGGAACGCCTGCCGGACCTGAAACGGTACATGCAGGGCATCGCGGAACGCATCAGGCGCATCGGCCAGCAGCCCCTGGCCAGGGAGCTGGAACGCCTGGACCTCTTTGAACGCGTGTACCTCCCCTGGCATCAGGCCCTGCCGGAACATGACGGCGACCCGCGCTGGACGCAGTACGGCTATCTGCTGGAAGAATACCGCCTGGCCGTCTTCGCCCCCGCTATCTCCGTCAAGGGCCGTATCTCTGAAAAGCGCTTGATGACCGCTTTTGAAGAGCTGTCCTGA